TACCAACAAATTGAGGTAGCGGAGGTTTAAAAAGATGACATTAACACAAGAAAAGCGCAGTTATATGGAAAAACTTAGTGATGAAAATGGAATTATTTCAGCTTTAGCTTTTGACCAGCGTGGTGCTTTAAAACGCTTGATGGCGCAGTATCAAACGCAAGAACCAACGATTGCTCAAATGGAAGAGCTGAAGGTCTTAGTAGCAGAAGAATTAACACCTTATGCTTCATCCATGCTGCTTGATCCAGAATATGGTCTTCCAGCAACAAAACATTTGGATAAAAATGCAGGTTTGCTCCTTGCTTATGAGAAGACTGGTTATGATACAACAAGCACTAAACGCTTGCCAGATTGTCTGGTTGAATGGTCAGCCAAACGTTTGAAAAAACAAGGTGCAGATGCTGTTAAATTCTTGCTCTACTATGATGTTGATGGTGATGAAGAAGTTAACCAGCAAAAACAGGCTTATATTGAACGAATTGGTTCTGAATGTAAGGCAGAAGATATTCCCTTTTTCCTTGAAATTTTAGCTTATGACGAAACCATTACTGATGCCGCAAGCGTTGAGTATGCTAAAGTAAAGCCTCATAAAGTGCTTGATGCTATGAAAGTCTTCTCAGACGAGCGTTTTGGCATTGATGTTCTGAAGGTTGAGGTTCCTGTTAACATGAAGTATGTCGAAGGTTTTGGTGATGGCCCAATTGTTCACACTCAAGATCAAGCAGCAAACTTCTTTAAACAACAAGATCAAGCAACACCGCTTCCCTATATTTATTTGAGTGCAGGTGTTTCTGCTAAGTTATTCCAAGATACGCTTGTTTTTGCAAAAGAGTCAGGGGCTAATTTTAACGGTGTCCTTTGCGGACGTGCCACATGGGCTGGTTCAGTTAAAGATTATATTGAAAAAGGCGAAGCAGCAGCCCGCCAGTGGCTTCGTACAGAAGGATTCAAGAATATTGATGAGCTGAATAAGGTTTTAAAAGCAACCGCAACGTCTTGGAAAGAAAGGGCTTAAAAAATGGTGAGCGGTTATGTCACAGTTATTTAGCGAAGATACAGTATTTATTTCAAAACAAAAAGAAAAAGAAGAAGTATTCAAAGAGATTGCTGGAAAATTGCTGGAAAGAAAATTAGTGACATCAGAGTATATCAACAACTTAATTGAAAGAGAAAAAAATTATCCAACTGCTCTGTCCCTATCTCCGATTGATACAAGTTTACCAAATATTGCTATTCCTCATACAGAAAGCGAATATGTAACAGAAACTCGTATTGTACCGGTAAAACTAAAATATCCTATTGTTTTTCATAATATGATTCTGCCGGATGAAGAAGTGACTGTTTCATTCTTATTTATGATTTTAAATCATAATGAGAGTGAACAAGCAGGATTGCTGGCTGGAATAATGGATTTTATTAATCGGCAAAGTATTAGTGATTTGAAAGTCTTTTTCAATTTAGAAGATAGCCATAAAATTTTTGATTATTTAAAACAGCATTATTAAAAAGGAGTAAAATTATGATTAAAATTTTAGCTGCCTGTGGTGCAGGTGTGAATTCAAGCCATCAAATTAAGAGTGCATTGGAATCAGAATTGACAAAACGTGGTTATCAAGTATCGTGTGATGCTGTGATGATTAAAGATATTAATGAAGATCTACTCTCTCATTATGATATTTTTGCTCAAATTTCTAAAACGGATCTAGGCTTTGATGTTACTATCCCTGTGGTGGATGCAGGACCAATTCTTTATCGTATTCCTGTAATGGCAGAACCTGTCTATCAAAAGATGGAAGAAATTATTAAAAGTTTACATACGTAAACTGTAATCAATAGGAGATAATCATATGAATGTGATAATTGAATTTGCCAATGCAGTCTTTAAGCCAATTATTGATCTTGGTGCGGCACCACTGATGACTGTCATTTTAACCATTATAGCTTTATGTTTTAGAGTGAAATTTACAAAAGCTTTGGAAGGCGGTATTAAATTAGGGATTGCCTTGACTGGTATTAGTGCCATCATCAACATTTTGTCTACTGCTTTTTCTGGAGCGATGACGGATTTTGTAGATCGTACTGGACTTCACTTAAATATTACTGATGTCGGTTGGGCACCACTAGCAACCATTACCTGGGGCTCTCCATATACATTATATTTTCTGTTAGTCATGCTTATTGTTAATATCATCATGTTGGTATTCCATCAAACAAATACCTTGGATGTTGATATCTTTGATATTTGGCACCTGTCTATTGTAGGTCTATTTGCTATTTTTAGTGGTGCAAATTTACTTGTTGCAACGGTTTTAGTCATCTTTATTGGAGTTTTAAAAATCATTAATTCTGATGTGATGAAACCGACTTTCAATGATTTATTGGGAACTGGCAATGAAAACCCCATGACAACAACTCACATGAATTACATGATGAACCCAATCATTATGGTATTTGATAAAATTTTTGATAAGCTGTTTCCTTGGTTGGATAAATATGATTTTGATGCTGCTAAATTAAATGCTAAAATTGGTTTTTGGGGTTCTAAATTTGCTATCGGTGTTTATTTGGGGATATTTGTTGGTTTGCTGGCTGGTCAAACTCCTACACAAGTGATTTCTCTAGCTTTTACAGCTGCAGTTTGTTTGGAGTTATTTTCACTGATTGGCTCTTGGTTTATCGCAGCTGTGGAACCGCTATCACAAGGAATTACAAATTTTGCTTCTTCCAAATTGAAAGGTCGCACATTAAATATTGGATTAGATTGGCCATTTCTTGCAGGTCGTGCAGAAATTTGGGCTGCTGCTAACATTTTAGCACCTATTATGCTATTTGAAGCCATTATTTTACCAGGGAACAAATTATTACCTCTTGCAGGAATTATTGCAATGGGTGTTACTCCAGCTTTATTGGTTGTAACACGCGGTAAGCTAATCAGAATGATTATTATTGGTACGATTGAATTGCCTCTGTTTTTGTGGTCAGGAAGTTTAATGGCACCGTTTATCACGGAAACTGCCAAAAAAGTTGGGGCATTTCCTAAGGGAATAAGCAGCTCGACATTAATCTCTCATACGACAATGGAAGGTCCTATTGAAAAATTTTTAGCTTATTTTGCAGGTAAGGGCACAGCTGGTGATGTGCAATACATGTTATATGCTGTGATTGCACTTGCTATTTATACTCTTTTATTTTTCTGGTATGTTGCTCAAATGAAAAAACGCAATCAAGCTTATGAAGAAGCGAAATAGAATGAACATGTCTATATTATATTTTTAGAAAGAAGGTATGAAAATGAACAGAGAAGAAGCGACTCTTTTGGGGTTTGAAATTGTAGCCTATGCAGGAGATGCACGTTCTAAATTACTTGAAGCTTTGAATGCGGCACAGGCCGGTGAGTACGATAGGGCAGAAGAGCTTGTAGCTGCGGCAGATGACTGTATTGTTGATGCCCATAAAGCTCAAACAAGCCTTTTGGCTAAGGAAGCACAAGGCGATGATATTGAACTTAGTGTTACTTTAATGCACGGACAAGATCACCTGATGACAACCATACTTCTAAAAGATTTGATGAAACATTTAATTGAATTGTACAAAAGAGGGAGCTAAAATAATATGAACACATTGATTGCTCAAATTGAAAAGGGAAAGCCTTTCTTTGAAAAAATTTCGCGTAATATTTATCTACGTGCTATTCGTGATGGGTTTATCTCGGCAATGCCGGTCATTCTATTTTCGAGTATTTTTCTGTTGATCGCTTATGTTCCTAATATCTTTGGTTTTACTTGGCCAAAAGGTATTGAAAACATGTTGATGACACCCTATAACTATACGATGGGGATTATTGGTTTCCTAGTGGCTGGTACAACTGCTAAATCACTAACGGATTCGATGAACCGCCAATTAGAAAAGACCAACCAGATTAATTTCATTTCAACAATGTTAGCTTCTATGGCCGGTTTCTTAATCATGGCAGCGGATCCAGCTAAAGAAGGTGGTTTCTTGAGTGCCTTTATGGGAACTAAGGGCTTGTTAACTGCTTTCATTGCAGCCTTTATTACTGTTAATGTCTACAAGGTTTGTGTTAAAAATAATGTCACCATTCGTATGCCTGAGGAGGTACCGCCAAATATCTCTCAAGTGTTTAAAGATATTTTTCCATTTGCCTTTTCCATTATTATTTTGTATGCTATCCAATTAGCTATTAAGGCAGTTATTGGAGTAAATGTGGCTCAGTCAATTGGAACCTTGCTTGCTCCTTTATTTTCAGCAGCCGATGGCTATCTTGGTATTACGATTATTTTTGGAGCTTACGCCTTGTTCTGGTTTGTCGGTATTCATGGTCCTTCTATTGTTGAGCCGGCTATTGCAGCCATTACATATTCAAATGTTGAATTGAATGCACATTTGATTCATGCTGGTCAACATGCTGATAAAGTGATTACCTCAGGCACTCAGATGTTTATTGTAACTATGGGTGGTACTGGTGCAACATTAGTTGTTCCCTTCATGTTCATGTGGTTATGTAAATCAAAACGCAATAAGGCTATTGGACGTGCTTCTGTTGTGCCAACTTTCTTTGGCGTCAATGAACCTATCTTGTTTGGAGCACCTATTGTTTTAAATCCAGTCTTTTTCATCCCTTTCATTCTTGCCCCAATTGTTAATGTTTGGATTTTTAAGTTTTTTGTTGATACCCTTGGAATGAACAGTTTCTTTGCTAATCTTCCATGGACAACACCCGGGCCAATAGGCATTGTCTTAGGAACTGGATTTGCTGTTTTATCTTTTGTTCTTGCAGCACTTTTAATCCTTGTAGATACTGTCATTTATTATCCTTTTGTTAAAGTTTATGATGAACAGATTTTGGCTGAAGAAGCTGAAGGTAAAAGTTCATCTGATGCTTTAAAAGAAAAAGTAGCAGCTAACTTTGATACGAAAAAAGCTGATGCTATTCTTGAAGGTACTGAATCTAAAGAAGAGCCAGCAACTCATGCTATCACTGAAGAAACAAATGTTCTCGTTTTATGTGCCGGCGGCGGTACCAGCGGTCTTTTAGCTAATGCTTTAAATAAAGCCGCAGAAGAATACGGAGCCCCTGTTAAGGCTGCAGCTGGAAGTTATGGCGCTCACCGCGAAATTTTAGACCAATACCAATTAGTCATCTTGGCTCCGCAAGTTGCTTCTAACTATGAGGATATGAAAGCAGAAACGGATAAACTTGGCATCAAATTAGCTAAGACCGAAGGTGCTCAATATATTGGTTTGACGCGTGATGGCAAGGGAGCGCTTGCCTTTGTGGAAGAACAATTTAAAGATTGAGAGGTCACATTATGAGCAAAACATTACCTAAAGATTTTATCTTTGGTGGTGCAACAGCAGCTTATCAGGCTGAAGGTGCCACTCATGCAGATGGGAAGGGTCCTGTTGCTTGGGATAAATATTTAGAAGATAACTATTGGTATACAGCTGAACCTGCCAGCGATTTCTATCATCAATATCCTGTTGATTTAAAGTTGGCAGAAGAATTTGGCATCAACGGTATTCGCATTTCCATTGCTTGGTCACGGATTTTTCCAAAAGGGTATGGAGCCGTTAACCCCAAAGGTCTTGCCTTTTATCATAATCTTTTTGCTGAATGCCATAAACGTCATGTGGAACCTTTTGTAACACTTCATCACTTTGATACCCCAGAGGCTTTGCATTCAAATGGTGACTTTCTCAATCGTGAAAATATAGAGCATTTTGTCAACTATGCTGAATTTTGCTTTAAAGAATTTCCAGAAGTGAATTATTGGACAACTTTCAATGAAATTGGCCCCATTGGTGATGGTCAGTATCTGGTTGGAAAATTTCCGCCGGGCATCCAATACGATCTTGCCAAGCTTTTCCAATCCCACCACAACATGATGGTTGCACATAGCAAGGCAGTCAAACTTTTCAAAGATGGTGGCTACTCTGGCGAAATTGGTGTGGTTCATGCTCTGCCAACCAAATATCCTTATGATCCAAACAACCCAGCAGATATTCGTGCGGCAGAATTAGAAGATATTATTCATAATAAATTCATCTTGGATGCGACTTATCTGGGTAAGTATTCTGAGAAAACTATGGAAGGGGTCAATCATATTTTGGCTGTCAATGGTGGTCAATTAGACCTTCGTGAGGAAGATTTTGCTGCTCTTGAAGCTGCTAAAGATCTCAATGATTTCTTGGGTATCAATTATTATATGAGTGATTGGATGCGTGCTTTTGATGGTGAAACCGAAATTACGCATAATGCTAAAGGCGAAAAAGGAAGTTCTAAGTACCAGATTAAGGGTGTCGGTCGCAGAGAAGCGCCAGTAAATGTTCCCAAAACAGATTGGGATTGGATCATTTATCCGCAAGGACTTTACGACCAAATCATGCGAGTTAAGCAGGACTATCCTAATTACAAGAAGATTTATATCACTGAAAATGGTCTTGGTTATAAGGATGAATTTGTGAATCATACTGTTTATGATGATGCCCGTATTGATTATGTTAAAAAACACTTAGAAGTTCTTTCAGATGCTATAGCAGACGGTGCCAATGTCAAAGGTTACTTTATCTGGTCTCTGATGGATGTCTTCTCATGGTCAAATGGTTATGAGAAGCGCTATGGTCTCTTTTATGTTGATTTTGATACGCAAGAGCGTTATCCCAAGAAAAGTGCCTACTGGTATAAAAAGTTAGCTGAGACCCAAATAATTGACTGATGCCGGTATTTTAATCGCATTTGGTAATCATTTGCGTTGTTTGGGAGGCTTGCTGTCTTGACTGAAATTAAATCAAAAAGCTTGTTACTTCAATATTTTCTCAATATATCCTATATTTAATGAATACTTCCAAAAAACAGCCTAAATTTTGGATAAAGACAGCAATAAAAACAAGAGTGACAGTCTTTGATTGCACTCTTGCTTTGTTTTAATGTTAAAAATATGAAGTAAGAATGAGGATAAGTAATGGTTATTGAACTAAAAAATGAAAAAGTAACTGTCCAGTTTAAAGAGTTTGGTGGTGCTTTGTCTTCTATCAAAGATCAAGATGGTATAGAATACCTATGGCAGGGAAATCCTTACTACTGGAGTTCTCAGGCACCGGTTCTTTTTCCTATTTGCGGCAGTTTAAGAAATGATAAGGGCATTTACACGTCTAAGAAACACTCACATCGTTATGGCAGCATCCCTAGACACGGCCTGGTGCGAAAGAAAAATTTTCGCTTTGAGCAACTGGGAAAAGACAGTGTTGTTTTTACCATTACTCCTGACAAAGAAATGCTGATGCAATATCCCTATCATTTTGAATTAAAGATTATCTACACTTTAAAGCATACAACTATTCGCACAGAGTATCAGGTTATTAACAAAGAAAAAGAAAGCATCATGCCTTATTTTATCGGAGGCCATCCCGGTTTGAACTGTCCCTTGTTTGCAGGAGATCGCTATGAAGACTACTATCTTGAATTTGAAAAGGAAGAAACCTGTACAGTACCAAAATCTTTTCCTGATACAGGGTTGCTTGATTTACAAGACAGAAAAATTTTCTTGAAAGGGCAGAAATACCTTGATTTGGATTATTCTTTGTTTACGCATGACGCCATTACTTTAGATAATCTACAATCAAGAAGTGTCAGTCTGCGTTCTAAAAATCACGGCGGAGGCCTGCGTTTGGATTTTGCAGATTTTCCTTACCTTATTCTTTGGTCAACAGCCAATAAGAGTCCTTTTATAGCCTTAGAACCTTGGAGCGGGTTGTCAACTGCGGTAGATGAATCAGATTATTTTGAAGAAAAACGCAATGTGAGCTTTGTAGAGCCCGGACAGTTTGATCGAAACTATTTTGACATCACTGTTTTATAAAATTGAAAGGAGGGAGTTAATGATGACTTCTCTTAAAAAAATAGCTAAAAACGCCATCTCATCAGCCTTTGAGATAGTCTATATACTGACCTTCACCAATCAAAAAGATGTTCCGAATATGACAGAAGAAATCAAGCGATTGGGTAAGTGGTATGTCAATACTGGTGATGAATGGATTTGTCATTCAAATCTACCTTTATCCGAATTTCAAGAGAAATTTTTGGAGCTGACACATCTGACTTCTGAGCAAGTGTTCTTGACTAAAGATCATCTGCCATTTTCAAAATAAAGCTAAAAGATGGACATCTAGCTTATTTTTAATATTGCAGGCTCACTTTGTTGTAAATCAGTACGGTCTGTAGCTTGCTGCCTCGTCCTAAAAGACTAAGTTAGAATAGCAATCTTCTTTTAGTATCAGGGAGGTTCTTTTAAAACAGTCTAAAAATCCATTTGGAGAAGATAATGCTCCAAATGGATTTTTACTTAACCCCAAAATTTCTTAGCGATTTCTTGGCCTTGTTTGATTTTAGCCCATTGCTGCGGGATAGCCAACTCATTGCCAGAATCACAAGAGGCAAAACCGCATTGATGTGACAGCAGCAAACGTTCCTTAGGCAAAATGGTGCTGGCTTGTTCTAATAACTTGAGAACACGTTCTTCATCATCAAGATCAGTTGTCTTACTGGAAAGGAGTCCAAGAACAACCTCAGCATCTTTATCTTTAAGAGAAGCAAGAGCCTTCAAATCACCTGAGACGTCACTGTCCCATTCTAAGAAGAAGCGGTCATAGTGTTGATCACGCAAGAATTTTTCCGCAATCGCTTCATAAGTTCCGCCTGAGGCAGAACGGCTTTCATAATTTCCGCGGCAGTTATGTGTCCAAACTTTGAGTCCTAATTGATGCCCGTAATCAGCTACCTCGTTATTGATCGCAATGAATTCATCAGCTAAATCAGCCAGCGCAGCATTGCCATCAGCAAAAAACGAAGCAGGATTTGATTCATCAAAAAGTTCCCAAAGGCAGTCATCAAACTGGATAATCTCACCGCCAGCTTCCTTGTATTCTGTCAAGAATTCCTTGTAGGCCTTGATAAGACCAGCTTTTAATTCGTCATTGGTTTTGTAAACTTGCCCTTCACCAGCAAGTTTATCAAAGATAGTCAGTTCAGTATAAGCATGCGCAGGTCCCCAAATCGTTAATTTTGTTTGCGTATCACCAGCTTCTTCCTTGAGCAGTTTGTAAATATCTAAAAAATGATGATTTTTACCTGAAAGTGGCTGGGTAATGCGAATACCGATGTCTTTACGTGTTTCGTACTGTCCGCCATCATGGTCTTTAAAAGTGTAGCCGTGGTCTGCAATGTAACGTTCAATACCTTTAAGTCCCCAAATAAAATCTAAATGCCACATGGACTTAGAATATTCACCATCTGTCAAAATATCAATACCATTTGCCTTTTCATCAGCAATGACCTTTTTAATCTCTGCTGTTTCTGTTTCACGATAACCCGGAAAACTATCATAAAAAGGATACTGAATGTTATCACGATGTTCAATTTTATTTTTATAGTCAAGCAGATCAGCTGGACGAAGAAGAGATCCAACTAGTTGGAATTTTGATTGTGTCATATACATGCCTCTTTCTAGATTTCTTGCTTTTTATTGTACAAAAGCTGAGTACTTTTGAAAAATAGTTAATTTAGAGAAAAGCATATAGTTTTAAACTATAACTAAAAAGACAGTTTTTGCCTAAACACAAACGCCTTCTCCTCGAAATGAAAAAGCAGTTTTCCCTATCTCCGCCTTTTTTGGTAAAATAGAAGAAAAAACAAGGAGCAACTTATAACCGATGCGCGATAACCATTTACACACCCATTTTTCCTATGATTCTGACGCTAGCTTTGAGGACTACCTGACTCACTATGATGGGGAAATTGTCACGACTGAGCACTACGACCTGTCCAACCCCTACACTCAGCAGGATGATGTACCTGATTATGAGGCTTATTCTAAGGAAATAGCCGAGCTTAATGCGAAATACGGTAACCGCATCAAGCGAGGCATTGAAATTGGCTATTACCAGCCCCGTGAAGCGGACATTATCAGCTTCCTAGCTGACAAGGACTATGATTTGAAATTACTCTCTGTCCATCATAACGGGGTCAATGATTATTTGGATGATGAAGTGGCAGATATGGACAAAGAAACCATTATCCAAGAATACTTAGACAAGCTGGAATACGCCATCGGACGCGTGGAAGCTGATGTACTGGCGCATTTCGACTATGGCTTTCGTTTGTTTGACCTGACGGTTGATGAATTAAAGACTCATGAAGCCCAGCTGTGCCGCATTTTCCACAAGATGATCGACCACAACCTAGCCTTTGAACTCAACAGCAAGTCCATGTACCTCTATCACCACGAGCACCTCTACCGCTATGCCTTAGGCCTAGTCAAAAACTTAGACTGCCACAAATACTCCATCGGCTCCGACGGTCACAAACTCGAACACTTCCGCCTAGCCTTTGACAAAATCCAAGACATCTTAGATGAGTATGGAATTGAAGAGGGGGAGATAATTTAAAAAGCAGCGGTTGGTTGCTGTAGCATTTCGTTTGTAAACAGTATTCCTATTGTCAGCCAGCTCATGTGGTTCGGCACGCCAGCAAACATACGGTTTCATGATTTCTTGAAAGTCAAAAGTCTTTCAAGAACCTGTATTGTTAGCATTGCTAACGATATCTTGACTACTATAGCGACTGGTTTTAAGAGCAACTTCATCGTTTTTATGGATGGATAAAAAGCTTTTATTATATAAATTAAATATTATGGTAGGTTGAGGATACTAAGCATACATGATGTCATTATGAAAAGAGGTTTTAATGAGTCAAATTAATAAAATTGAAAATGCTATTAAAGAGTTAGAAGGAGGAAAATTTCAGAATTTAGGAGATGCCTATCTGAGAAGAAAATACCATTTTGAAAATTTAGTTTCTTTGGGGTCTCAAGAAGGAACGGATAAGACAACTAAGGGAATCCCAGATTCTTACGCGGAGAAAGATGATAAATATATTTATATCATGTATGGCACCCATAAGTCTGTAATACCTAAGTTGAAAGAAGATATTCAGTCAGTTAAGGAAAAAATTTTAGATGAAAAAATTGACGAAGATAAAGTTGAACGAATTATTTGTTGTCATATTTCCTCAAATATAGAAATTAAACAAAAAGAAGAACTAGAAAAATTAGCTGAGCCTTATGAGCTTGAGTTAATTGGAATTAATAACATTGCTAATGACCTTACAAAATTAGATTTTCAATATTTGGCAAAAGACTATCTATCAATCAGCGAGTCTACGGAACAGGTATGGAATATTGATGACTTTATGAAAATTCATGATAGCAGTAAAACAAACGCTCCTATTTCAAATGACTATATCGGTGATATAAGTGACATTACTAATTTGATAATATCAAGTGAAAATCAAATTCTGTTAATATCAGCTAAACCCGGAACAGGAAAAACACGATTAGCAATTGAAATTTGTTCCTCACTTGATAGAAGTAAATATAACATTCTTTGTATCAAGAGCAATAATCAATCAATTTATCAAGATGTCAAGAGTCATTTAGACTCACAGAAAGAAAATATCATTTTCATTGATGACGTTAACATAACTCAAAATTATATTCCGACACTTGGTTTGCTAAACACAGACACTAATGTTAAGTTTATTCTTACTGTTCGTGATTATGCTGAAAATGAAGTAATTGCTAATATAAAAGAGTTTAAATATGAGAGTATTGAGCCAAATGTTTTAAAAGATAATAACTTTACACAATTACTTAATCAATTCTCTAAG
This region of Streptococcus mutans genomic DNA includes:
- the lacD gene encoding tagatose-bisphosphate aldolase; translation: MTLTQEKRSYMEKLSDENGIISALAFDQRGALKRLMAQYQTQEPTIAQMEELKVLVAEELTPYASSMLLDPEYGLPATKHLDKNAGLLLAYEKTGYDTTSTKRLPDCLVEWSAKRLKKQGADAVKFLLYYDVDGDEEVNQQKQAYIERIGSECKAEDIPFFLEILAYDETITDAASVEYAKVKPHKVLDAMKVFSDERFGIDVLKVEVPVNMKYVEGFGDGPIVHTQDQAANFFKQQDQATPLPYIYLSAGVSAKLFQDTLVFAKESGANFNGVLCGRATWAGSVKDYIEKGEAAARQWLRTEGFKNIDELNKVLKATATSWKERA
- a CDS encoding PTS sugar transporter subunit IIB, with protein sequence MIKILAACGAGVNSSHQIKSALESELTKRGYQVSCDAVMIKDINEDLLSHYDIFAQISKTDLGFDVTIPVVDAGPILYRIPVMAEPVYQKMEEIIKSLHT
- a CDS encoding lactose-specific PTS transporter subunit EIIC; this encodes MNTLIAQIEKGKPFFEKISRNIYLRAIRDGFISAMPVILFSSIFLLIAYVPNIFGFTWPKGIENMLMTPYNYTMGIIGFLVAGTTAKSLTDSMNRQLEKTNQINFISTMLASMAGFLIMAADPAKEGGFLSAFMGTKGLLTAFIAAFITVNVYKVCVKNNVTIRMPEEVPPNISQVFKDIFPFAFSIIILYAIQLAIKAVIGVNVAQSIGTLLAPLFSAADGYLGITIIFGAYALFWFVGIHGPSIVEPAIAAITYSNVELNAHLIHAGQHADKVITSGTQMFIVTMGGTGATLVVPFMFMWLCKSKRNKAIGRASVVPTFFGVNEPILFGAPIVLNPVFFIPFILAPIVNVWIFKFFVDTLGMNSFFANLPWTTPGPIGIVLGTGFAVLSFVLAALLILVDTVIYYPFVKVYDEQILAEEAEGKSSSDALKEKVAANFDTKKADAILEGTESKEEPATHAITEETNVLVLCAGGGTSGLLANALNKAAEEYGAPVKAAAGSYGAHREILDQYQLVILAPQVASNYEDMKAETDKLGIKLAKTEGAQYIGLTRDGKGALAFVEEQFKD
- a CDS encoding DUF3884 family protein; protein product: MMTSLKKIAKNAISSAFEIVYILTFTNQKDVPNMTEEIKRLGKWYVNTGDEWICHSNLPLSEFQEKFLELTHLTSEQVFLTKDHLPFSK
- the lacG gene encoding 6-phospho-beta-galactosidase; protein product: MSKTLPKDFIFGGATAAYQAEGATHADGKGPVAWDKYLEDNYWYTAEPASDFYHQYPVDLKLAEEFGINGIRISIAWSRIFPKGYGAVNPKGLAFYHNLFAECHKRHVEPFVTLHHFDTPEALHSNGDFLNRENIEHFVNYAEFCFKEFPEVNYWTTFNEIGPIGDGQYLVGKFPPGIQYDLAKLFQSHHNMMVAHSKAVKLFKDGGYSGEIGVVHALPTKYPYDPNNPADIRAAELEDIIHNKFILDATYLGKYSEKTMEGVNHILAVNGGQLDLREEDFAALEAAKDLNDFLGINYYMSDWMRAFDGETEITHNAKGEKGSSKYQIKGVGRREAPVNVPKTDWDWIIYPQGLYDQIMRVKQDYPNYKKIYITENGLGYKDEFVNHTVYDDARIDYVKKHLEVLSDAIADGANVKGYFIWSLMDVFSWSNGYEKRYGLFYVDFDTQERYPKKSAYWYKKLAETQIID
- a CDS encoding PTS sugar transporter subunit IIA, with protein sequence MSQLFSEDTVFISKQKEKEEVFKEIAGKLLERKLVTSEYINNLIEREKNYPTALSLSPIDTSLPNIAIPHTESEYVTETRIVPVKLKYPIVFHNMILPDEEVTVSFLFMILNHNESEQAGLLAGIMDFINRQSISDLKVFFNLEDSHKIFDYLKQHY
- a CDS encoding cobalamin-independent methionine synthase II family protein, giving the protein MTQSKFQLVGSLLRPADLLDYKNKIEHRDNIQYPFYDSFPGYRETETAEIKKVIADEKANGIDILTDGEYSKSMWHLDFIWGLKGIERYIADHGYTFKDHDGGQYETRKDIGIRITQPLSGKNHHFLDIYKLLKEEAGDTQTKLTIWGPAHAYTELTIFDKLAGEGQVYKTNDELKAGLIKAYKEFLTEYKEAGGEIIQFDDCLWELFDESNPASFFADGNAALADLADEFIAINNEVADYGHQLGLKVWTHNCRGNYESRSASGGTYEAIAEKFLRDQHYDRFFLEWDSDVSGDLKALASLKDKDAEVVLGLLSSKTTDLDDEERVLKLLEQASTILPKERLLLSHQCGFASCDSGNELAIPQQWAKIKQGQEIAKKFWG
- a CDS encoding aldose 1-epimerase family protein, with the translated sequence MVIELKNEKVTVQFKEFGGALSSIKDQDGIEYLWQGNPYYWSSQAPVLFPICGSLRNDKGIYTSKKHSHRYGSIPRHGLVRKKNFRFEQLGKDSVVFTITPDKEMLMQYPYHFELKIIYTLKHTTIRTEYQVINKEKESIMPYFIGGHPGLNCPLFAGDRYEDYYLEFEKEETCTVPKSFPDTGLLDLQDRKIFLKGQKYLDLDYSLFTHDAITLDNLQSRSVSLRSKNHGGGLRLDFADFPYLILWSTANKSPFIALEPWSGLSTAVDESDYFEEKRNVSFVEPGQFDRNYFDITVL
- a CDS encoding PTS galactitol transporter subunit IIC, giving the protein MNVIIEFANAVFKPIIDLGAAPLMTVILTIIALCFRVKFTKALEGGIKLGIALTGISAIINILSTAFSGAMTDFVDRTGLHLNITDVGWAPLATITWGSPYTLYFLLVMLIVNIIMLVFHQTNTLDVDIFDIWHLSIVGLFAIFSGANLLVATVLVIFIGVLKIINSDVMKPTFNDLLGTGNENPMTTTHMNYMMNPIIMVFDKIFDKLFPWLDKYDFDAAKLNAKIGFWGSKFAIGVYLGIFVGLLAGQTPTQVISLAFTAAVCLELFSLIGSWFIAAVEPLSQGITNFASSKLKGRTLNIGLDWPFLAGRAEIWAAANILAPIMLFEAIILPGNKLLPLAGIIAMGVTPALLVVTRGKLIRMIIIGTIELPLFLWSGSLMAPFITETAKKVGAFPKGISSSTLISHTTMEGPIEKFLAYFAGKGTAGDVQYMLYAVIALAIYTLLFFWYVAQMKKRNQAYEEAK
- the lacF gene encoding PTS lactose transporter subunit IIA, translated to MNREEATLLGFEIVAYAGDARSKLLEALNAAQAGEYDRAEELVAAADDCIVDAHKAQTSLLAKEAQGDDIELSVTLMHGQDHLMTTILLKDLMKHLIELYKRGS